A window of Corallococcus macrosporus DSM 14697 contains these coding sequences:
- a CDS encoding class I SAM-dependent methyltransferase, with amino-acid sequence MKALAYDAVMAPLGWLGLTAARRKLVRGLSGHVLEVGTGTGLALPGYPDTVTAVTAIDVDDAALARAQRRRPGARMLCANVEDLPFPAASFDAVVSSLVFCSVEAPARALAEIFRVLRPGGALHMLEHVRAPSPALATVQDLLTPAWMRVTGGCRLDRDTFDLVRRAGFDVERRVQRLHGVSELIIARRPAS; translated from the coding sequence ATGAAGGCACTCGCATACGACGCGGTCATGGCGCCCCTGGGCTGGCTGGGCCTCACCGCCGCCCGGCGCAAGCTGGTGCGCGGCTTGTCCGGCCACGTGCTGGAGGTGGGCACCGGCACCGGCCTGGCGCTGCCCGGCTACCCGGACACCGTCACCGCCGTCACCGCCATCGACGTGGATGACGCGGCGCTCGCGCGCGCCCAGCGGCGACGCCCCGGCGCGCGGATGCTGTGCGCCAACGTGGAGGACCTGCCCTTCCCCGCCGCGTCCTTCGACGCCGTGGTGTCCAGCCTCGTGTTCTGCAGCGTGGAGGCGCCGGCGCGGGCGCTGGCGGAAATCTTCCGCGTGCTGCGCCCCGGCGGCGCGCTGCACATGCTGGAGCACGTGCGCGCGCCGTCTCCCGCGCTGGCCACGGTGCAGGACCTGCTCACCCCGGCGTGGATGCGGGTGACGGGCGGATGCCGGTTGGACCGGGACACCTTCGACCTGGTGCGGCGCGCGGGCTTCGACGTGGAGCGGCGCGTGCAGCGGCTCCACGGCGTGAGCGAGCTTATCATCGCCCGGCGCCCGGCGAGCTGA
- a CDS encoding sigma-70 family RNA polymerase sigma factor, translating to MGHAAREGLTQAVHAHERFLWGLCYRMTGVAADAEDLVQETFARALASPPARTDELRPWLTRVAVNLARDLLRRRKREGYVGPWLPSPVDTGEEELPPPGVEARLPGGGSTEGRYALLESVSFAFLLALEALSPKQRAVLLLRDVFDYSVREVAEALRMSEPNVKVVHHRARAAMAAYDGARCLPTRELQARSRAALEGFLGALLTGDVAAAEALLASDVCALSDGGGQYRAARVPVWGVERVLLLYRRLMEMRGPPSAAELRMLNGLPAVVSVFPPSRRDPRLSTQLVVRVDLDADGRISQVHSILTDRKLAGLRMPVPA from the coding sequence ATGGGCCACGCCGCGCGGGAGGGACTGACGCAGGCCGTGCACGCGCACGAGCGCTTCCTGTGGGGGCTCTGCTACCGCATGACGGGCGTGGCGGCGGACGCGGAGGACCTGGTGCAGGAGACCTTCGCGCGCGCCCTGGCCTCGCCGCCCGCGCGCACGGACGAACTGCGGCCCTGGCTGACGCGGGTGGCGGTGAACCTGGCAAGAGACTTGCTGCGGCGGCGCAAACGCGAGGGCTACGTGGGGCCCTGGCTGCCCTCGCCGGTGGACACGGGCGAGGAGGAGCTGCCACCGCCGGGCGTGGAGGCGCGGCTGCCGGGTGGGGGCTCCACGGAGGGCCGCTACGCGCTGCTGGAGAGCGTCTCCTTCGCCTTCCTGCTCGCGCTGGAGGCGCTGTCTCCCAAGCAGCGGGCGGTGCTGCTGCTGCGCGACGTGTTCGACTACTCGGTGCGCGAGGTGGCCGAGGCGCTGCGCATGAGCGAGCCCAACGTGAAGGTGGTGCACCACCGCGCGCGGGCGGCGATGGCGGCGTATGACGGGGCGCGCTGCCTGCCGACGCGGGAGCTCCAGGCGCGCTCCCGCGCCGCGCTGGAGGGCTTCCTGGGCGCGCTGTTGACGGGCGATGTGGCGGCGGCGGAGGCGCTGCTCGCCAGTGACGTGTGCGCGCTGTCGGATGGCGGCGGCCAGTACCGCGCCGCGCGCGTGCCGGTGTGGGGAGTGGAGCGCGTGCTGCTGCTCTACCGGCGGTTGATGGAGATGCGCGGGCCGCCCTCCGCCGCGGAGCTGCGGATGCTCAACGGCCTGCCCGCGGTGGTGTCCGTGTTTCCGCCATCGCGGCGAGACCCGCGGTTGAGCACCCAACTGGTGGTTCGTGTGGACCTGGACGCGGACGGCCGCATCTCCCAGGTTCACTCCATCCTCACGGACCGCAAGCTCGCCGGGCTGCGCATGCCCGTGCCCGCCTGA